The Streptomyces halobius genomic interval CGGGCGACGGCCACTCCATCACCCATGAGGCTCCCGTCCGGCGCCTCTTGCCGGACGCCGGAGACCTAAACCGGCTCCCCCGCCCGGCAAGGCGGTCTATTACAGGGCTGTGACAACGCAACCGCGCTTCATCCGGCAGCTCGCGCGAATAGCCGCGATCAGCGGGTTGACGTGGGCTTGGCCAGGGTCGTCATGGAGGTCCATGAACACCCTTCCCGAGCGCCGGGCGCCGAGCGACACCCGCGTACCGCGGCCACGACCCCGGCAGCACGTACCGGATGCCACTTCTGGCGTCTTGGATACGCTGAGATCAGGTGTTCATCATGGACTGGCCGACAAAGCTTCCGGTGATCGCACGGCTGATGCGTACGCATATGTGGCGATCGTGCGAGCGACTGGTCACGGTCCACTGGGCTCAGCTCGCCGCCGCCATCACCTTCACCAGTTTCATCGCGCTTTTCCCCCTGATAACCGTCGGGGCGGCTATCGGCGCCAAGCTGCTGAGCGACGACCAGCTCGGGACACTCCAGAACGAGATCGCCGAGCAGGCGCCGGGCCTTTCCAGCCTGCTCGACCTGGACAGCCTCGTCGCGCACGCGGGAACCGTCGGGCTCATCGCGGGCGCGCTGCTGCTCGTGATCGGCATCAACTGGGTCGGCCACCTGCGCGGGGGCCTGCGCGCGGTATGGCAGAGGGAACAGGCCCCGGGAAATCCGTTCCTGCTCAAGCTCAGGGATGCCGGTGTGCTGGTCGGGCTCGGCGCGGTCGGGCTGGTCGCGATCGGCAGTTCGGTGTTCGCGAACGCTGCGGTCGGCTGGACCGCCGACAGGGTCGGGATAGAGGGCGGGGCAGGTCGGGTGCTGCTGTTCTTGGGCGGCCTGGGCACCGCCCTGCTCGTCGACTTCCTGCTGTTGATCTACCTGCTCACCCGGCTGCCGCGGGTCCATCCCGGCCGACGTGCGGTCGTGGTCGCCGGTCTGATCGGTGCCGTCGGCTTCGAACTGCTCCAACTGCTGCTGACCGGCTACTTGCAGGGCGTCGCGGTGAAGAGCATGTACGGCGCCTTCGCTGTGCCGGTCGCCGTCCTCCTGTGGATCAACCTCGTGGCCAGGCTGCTGCTGTTCTGCGCCGCTTGGACCGCGACAGCGGTGCAGTCCAGCGAAACAGCTGCGGATGAGGCCCTTGGGCCCGGGATCAGCCCCGCAGTCGGGGACCCACCACAGCGTCGTAGGCCAACGGAGGCGCACCAGCAGCACCGCGCCACCGAACGGCGCCTCCAGCGCGCGGCCCGTGATGCCGAGCGCCGTAGCGAATCAAAGTAGCGACTCATGTGTTCGACCCGCCCTCACCTGCGCCGCTTCAGCGCGTGTGACAGGCGCGGCAACTCCCCGTGCAGAACGCGGCCCACCGGCGCACCGCCGAAGACAACAACGCCCACGCCGACCAGCCAGGACCGGATGACCAGAACGGTTCCGAACGCGCCGTAGGTGACAGCGTTGGATGCGATCAACGGCGAGAAGACGAGCCGGGAGAAGCCCCTGAGACCGAGCGACCCGATCACGATGGCCACCGCGCCGGGCAGGGCACGCCGGGCAACCCGCCCGCCGAGCAGCGTCCGTTGCGACCACCAGAAGAACAAGATGGCGCTCAGCGACGCGGCGAACCCACCGGCCGGGCCACTTGCAGCGGCGTCGTGGTCGCGGAGACGAAGAGGTATCCCGTGAGGACGCCGAACCACACCAACATGCCGCCACCTGGCCCACCAGCGAGCCGACGGAAGATCCCAGACCCTCTCATAGCCGGTCTGCACCGCCGCCCCGAAGGTCAGGCCGAAGACGGTGAGGGCAGCGATGCCGAACGCGGTCGTGGTCTGCAGTGCCTGGCCGGGCAGGGTGAACAGTTCCTCGACCTCCTCTCCGGAGGCCGTGGACACGTCGAGCCCTTCGCCGAGCCAATGCGCAATCCCCTGCCCGTGCTCGGGATCGACCGAGGAGACAATGATCAGTAGCGGCACCAACGTGAGGAATCCGAGCGCAGCGAGCCCAGGGAACGCGGCAACAGTTCGAGATCGCTGCTCCGTCTCCATCCGCCTCCGACAAGTGAACGGCTGATTACCCGGTGTAGCCGCCCGAACAGAGATGGACGGCCTGTTGTGCTGGAGGGCTGCGTCGGCATGCCTGTCGACTACCACGGTAGATACCGTCACCGCGCGAGGGTGCGACGCAGGGATTCCCCAATACCCTGGAAGGGCAAAGGGCTACCGGTCCCGGCGGTGCGGCGACTACTCGTGGACGGCTCGCACCCGCCCGGGGGAACGGCTCAGGAGGATAAGCCATGATCCATGCAGCCGATGTCCGTGAGTGGCGCAACCACAACGTCCTCGACCCGAAGGGCCACAAGATCGGCGTGCTCGAAGCGATCTACGTGGATACCACCACCGACGAACCGGCCATGGCCACGGTCCGGGCCGGACTCCCCACCCGTCACCGCCTGGCCTTCGTCCCCCTCGACGACGCGACCCTCGGGCCGGACTACGTCAAGGTCTCCTACGCCAAGGCGCTGGTGAAGAAGGCGCCTTCGGTCGGTATGGATGACATCCTGCCCGCCGAGGCAGAGGAAGCGATCT includes:
- a CDS encoding YihY/virulence factor BrkB family protein — translated: MDWPTKLPVIARLMRTHMWRSCERLVTVHWAQLAAAITFTSFIALFPLITVGAAIGAKLLSDDQLGTLQNEIAEQAPGLSSLLDLDSLVAHAGTVGLIAGALLLVIGINWVGHLRGGLRAVWQREQAPGNPFLLKLRDAGVLVGLGAVGLVAIGSSVFANAAVGWTADRVGIEGGAGRVLLFLGGLGTALLVDFLLLIYLLTRLPRVHPGRRAVVVAGLIGAVGFELLQLLLTGYLQGVAVKSMYGAFAVPVAVLLWINLVARLLLFCAAWTATAVQSSETAADEALGPGISPAVGDPPQRRRPTEAHQQHRATERRLQRAARDAERRSESK
- a CDS encoding ribonuclease BN, producing METEQRSRTVAAFPGLAALGFLTLVPLLIIVSSVDPEHGQGIAHWLGEGLDVSTASGEEVEELFTLPGQALQTTTAFGIAALTVFGLTFGAAVQTGYERVWDLPSARWWARWRHVGVVRRPHGIPLRLRDHDAAASGPAGGFAASLSAILFFWWSQRTLLGGRVARRALPGAVAIVIGSLGLRGFSRLVFSPLIASNAVTYGAFGTVLVIRSWLVGVGVVVFGGAPVGRVLHGELPRLSHALKRRR
- a CDS encoding PRC-barrel domain-containing protein, whose protein sequence is MIHAADVREWRNHNVLDPKGHKIGVLEAIYVDTTTDEPAMATVRAGLPTRHRLAFVPLDDATLGPDYVKVSYAKALVKKAPSVGMDDILPAEAEEAIFQHYDMTYQAGAGGERQLARR